A part of Rhinoderma darwinii isolate aRhiDar2 chromosome 1, aRhiDar2.hap1, whole genome shotgun sequence genomic DNA contains:
- the TIMM13 gene encoding mitochondrial import inner membrane translocase subunit Tim13, translating into MDGFSSDFSPAGSTAGSSKIDAGAIMEQVKVQIAVANAQELLQRMTDKCFRKCIQKPGGSLDNSEQKCVAMCMDRYMDAWNTVSRAYNSRLQRERAKM; encoded by the exons ATGGACGGGTTCAGCTCAGATTTCTCCCCGGCGGGCTCTACTGCCGGCTCCAGCAAGATAGACGCCGGCGCCATTATGGAACAAGTGAAGGTGCAGATCGCGGTGGCGAATGCGCAGGAGCTTCTGCAG CGAATGACTGATAAATGTTTTCGAAAATGTATTCAGAAACCAGGAGGATCACTGGACAATTCCGAGCAG AAATGCGTTGCAATGTGTATGGACAGATACATGGATGCCTGGAATACTGTATCCAGAGCCTACAATTCTAGACTACAGAGAGAGCGCGCCAAGATGTGA